The Salvia miltiorrhiza cultivar Shanhuang (shh) chromosome 2, IMPLAD_Smil_shh, whole genome shotgun sequence DNA window CTCTTTGCTTGCCCTGTCCTCTTCCTATTCGAATCTGTCGCATGTTCTAAGACGAAATATCAAGTATTAGTAATAAGGTTTGATAAAATACAATCTCAGCTAATCTCCTTAGCTCATTATAGAATGCACTGAAGTATTCATCATACCAAGTTCTGTAACAGGCACGCGAATATAAACAGTCGGTACTGCTCCAGATTCTGTGCTCAGCTCCCTTAAGTCAATCAAGTCCCCAAACCACATCAAACAGTTTCTTTCATAATCTGAGTAAGGATCATCAGCATAAGCCGTGCAGTTACATTCGCTTAGGCATTTTCTGCGACATTCAACAGAGCTCATATTAGCATTCAACTGAAAATTCAGTGAATCAGGGAACTTGATTCCTTCCATCTTCAGAAAGTCATCTCCCTTTTGGCAATCTAATGGTGGATCTCTATAACatccatttctccactcatacATCCTCCATTCCTTTTCAGATCTCGGCTTGAATCCCCTTAGACACTCACATACTGGCATTTTGTTAATCTTGCAGATGCCATAATGACCACACCTGCCATAACTGTTACACAAATCGTCTGTAGAGGCTATCATGAGATTCCAGTGGTCTTTTTGGTCGTTCATGATGTATCCCTCGAGCACGCCTGAGTAGTTCATTGTTACCCTTATGATTGCTGAATCACTGAAAGGGTTGGATACTGAAACCAATCTGCCCCCTTGTGATGAAAATTCTGTTTTCCAGTCTTGATTTGGTGAATTCGGAAATTCAGGGAAGTGGCCTCCCCAGAAGATTGTCCTATACACTCTTTGTGCCCCCTTGGTAAGCATGAGTTGAGACAATCCATGGTTTTCAATCCTGTAGCTGAATTCTCCGACAGATGGGTCGTCAACAGTTCTCCATGATGTCAGATATTTAGCCTGATCTCCGGTATGAGTGTCTCCCACCACCATCTTCATTCCAGGTAACCTTGTGTCACCCGGGTAGTCAAAGCTCTGCCATATGTAGCTTGCCTGTGAGAAAGAGTTGGGTATTAGTTTGTCTACAATAAGCAGGTTGCCAGAATCCAGAAGCTGTACAACTGGAGTTGATGCAGCCATGGAGGAACTGGAAATCCATATGGGTGTTGTACCCTGTGGTGAGGTGAGGATGAGGCTTCCGTTATTGGTTATAGTCAAGTATCCATGTTGGCCCGTGATGGGGCTTTCTCTGTTTGCCACCCAGACTACGATGTCTGGTGTATTTTTGTACCATATTCCCAGGAATCTGCCTGTGTTTTTGCCCGGAGAGAAGAATCCTAACTCGAATATTTTGGCCGGAGAAATTAGTAGCTCTCCATCAGGAAGAGTTTGGTTTGGGAAAAGTGTATCAGCAGCAATGCAGAGTTTGAAAATGCTAAGAAGACAGAGGATTTGTGTGAGCTGTGGATGCTCCATTTGGTGAGGCTAATTGGGATGTAAGGTGAAATAGTAGTCGTATCAACATATAGAAGACTTCCTTTCATTCGTACCAATCAACGATCTTGATCGATTATAAATGTGAAATGAAACCATATTGTGGGCCTCCATCTAGATATTAGTCTAATCTGTTGTTTTGAATTCAGTTTTTTCTACACGGAGTTTTGAAAAGTAGTAGTATCCATATATGTTTCCTTGCGTGAAATTAGAAATTCTGTATAAAGTGTCAATCGTTAACACTTTCATTCGGAAGGGTTGTTAGTCTTCAAGAATAATACTATTCAATTGCAACTTTGTGTTGTCTAATTTACTACTAAGTCAAATTGTCTAGTGCATTGCGTTTCTAACTTCCTTCATTTTAAGGGCGTCCACAGCCCAACAGCCTCTTTAGGAGCTTTAAGGAGGTGGTTCTAAAAGAGCTctaattttctcattttcattttatcatttcatttttaaaatttcatatttcattaaattaaaaatttcaacattacattaattaaaataaaatacaataaataaaaatattataataattaaaatcgggtaaaaatattaaaagaattaatttagaattttaaaattaaaaaaaatcaaaattaaactctttttttatataagtaTTTGGATTAAGATGTACATTTCGAAACATTTCAATGCACAATGAATTACTCCCGTCTCTTCTCTCTCGTACATACAAAATATGCTTAAGGCAAATTTTCTTTGTTTCCTACTCTCTTTCTTTCAAACTCTAGTTGTTCCGTTGTGCCGTCACCACTCTGAAGTCTAATCTTTCCATCGTGCCACTATAACCTTTGCTCCGATGAGCTGCTATCTTTATCTATCTCTGACGAGTtgttctctctttctctatctccGATGACGCTTCTTCCGATTTACCCGTAAGCTCCAGACCTACTTCCCTTATTCAAGATCTATGAGTTCCAAGAGTTTCAGATCCATGAAAATTATCAGATGTAAATCCAAACAGATCTATCAGAATTATGAGATGCAAATCCAAATCTAACATGATTTAGAATGAAATTTGAATGGAACGAATTCGTACCATtaattccaaaatctttcatGTCAATCGTACCATTAATTCCAAAATCTGCTGTGTCAATCGGAGGAATGGATGGGGCCAAACGAACTTATTAGCATCATCCATTCTTTCCATTCATAAATCCGTCACATATTTGGTAAATAAGGGTCCGACATGGTGAATATGAAGGTAAATTAAAAAGGacaaattttaagtttttatttatctaaAGGGTAATATGGTAAGTGAAGCTAATTTTTAAGTTTCTTATTAGTGTTGTACCCGTGCAGataatcattatataaatataaggaaagataattacaaaaaataaacgTTAAAAATTGTAATGGATGTAAGAAGACAAATAGACAATACAAtatgtataaaataataaaggatTAATCCTAATTTTTACCCATACGCAAAGATAAAAAAGCAAAACATACCCAACAaaactaaaacatataaaaGATATACccaatttttatatgaacacaCAATTATACACTTAatgaaaattgaattaaaacaaaaaattataaggtaatccaaaaaaaatttaatatatccACTCACAATCCCCTATCAGAATtctcatttctttctttctttctctctttagACTGTTGTCGCTTCTTCCTCCAAATCGAAATCTATGTCGCGCCTCCATTGCTCCACCACGGCTCTGCTCACCGCCTCGTTGTGCGTAGCATAATCGCCATTGCGTCTCTCTTCGCTTCGTGCAACTCTACACTACATCACCTTGTCTTGCATCGCGCTGCTTCTCCACCTCACCACACTTCGTCGCTTTGCCACATTGTCGCGttgctctctttctctctcaaatctAGATGTGCTCGTTGTAGCTTGCCGTTTGATGCTCGACGCTTgtgtgtcgagcaatagtttaAATTGAACAATACGCTCAAGTGTCGAGCATTAGTttaaattgaactattgctcgattCTTAATGCTCAACGCTCAATCAATCATCGAGCATTCAAGTCGAATATGTATGGTAGTGGTGAACTAGTGGTGGTGGTGGATAGATGCATGGTTGTGGTGGTGGTAGATTTATAAAGCACAACGATTGGCGGTGGCACTGTAGTCGACAACCAATTGTGGCAGTGGCAAggttattttttcttcaattgatTACTTTAAAAATTATGTGACGGGGAACTCGAATTTGAGATTTTTAGTGTCAGtcaatgaccattttactttagaccaacaaatatttatttttcaattatacaCTTATCTAGGGTGTATGCTCTTAAAAGGTAGAAATAGGGTAAATCATTTGTGAGGGTTTGTGGAAAAGattgtttaaattattttttgaacTGCTCTATCTAAATTAGTTGGTGACCTTTTTTTATTGAGTAGTTGGTGGCAACTCCAATCTACATTATATTATGTATACTAAGATATTTGTAAAGAAAATTGACGAAGAAATTGCGATGAACAcaaaagatttacgtggttcgggctgaaaccctacatccacgggaccaaGAAAGGAAGCTTCTATTATTGATTCGCGAACTGAGAATTTTACAAGGTGTTACAAGTGTTGACTGGTGTTCGACACCCAATTGCTCATTATATAGCAAACTTTGAAAATAACGACTGTAAACAACCATCAAAGAAACCGTTATGCAAAACAGTTATGACTTCTAGCTCTGCAAAGGAAACTTTGACTCTGGCTCTGGGGTGTTGACTCTGCCTTggcaactctgactctgatatgcctcggctctgactctggcaTCAGCGCGACCTCTCTGCTCTGCCAGCAGcgtgatctctctgctctggcagaagaccgattcctctggcgaaggcagcggcgcgatttctctgctctggcagcagcgattcctctgctctgacagccTCACCAGAGTAAACATTACAACACCAGAGTATACAAACTagattataagcttacgaaatCATAAACAACAATATTGATATATGTATTTGTAATTAGATTTTGAATGTATGTAAAATTCTACAATTTTTTGATAATATGATCGCATGGAttacaaaattataaatttggATTGTGAAAAATTTTTATACTCTTTCCATCTACAATAAATGTGGGTTGAGTTGTGTGAACCCTACtactataaataaaagtgacaatttttttatagataaatCGAAAAAGAAATTATGGCAAATTTTTTAGTGAtacaaattgaaatttaaatgtTTTTAAACGTAGGTTCtttattgagattattaatatattattttaaaataatttcatttactTATAGTATTTTAATTCTGTTATTTAACATGTTAAATTTAATTCCTGAATATTCTGCTCAACCATTTCCATCAAAACTAATTTTCAGGTAGGCGATTATTTATTTATCGATTGTCACATTGGTTCCTAATTTATTATTGAGCATGATCAGAAaatatcaatttaatttttcgTAGAGTTGAAGATAATATCATTGAGCGATTGAAAATTGGATTGTGTATTTGCCTTAAGTTATGAATTTTGTTGCTGATAATAATAATGGTGGTCTTTAGTTGATAAATGTAGGTAAGATTCGAGCGTTATGTCTAGTTATTTGGTCTTGATGTTTTGAGATGAATGCGATTGCTATGATTGCTCAGAAACAAATTTCTTGGTAGATTAAGATCATGTGTGGTTCAACGGATGAATTTCTGTTGCTTGTGGAGATTTTTTTAGTATTAGGTTGAAGTTTATTGATCTAATCAGTTGTTcgatttatataattatatacgCTCGGATTTGGTAGCGGCCTTGAGCTGCTTCGGTTGCATTCTTGTGTTGTGATATGAGCTGAAAATCGAGCTGCTTTTGAGATTATTTGTACGGAGGTAGACTTATATTTTGAGTTGAAGAAACTTTAATGAATGATAACATTGATCAAGATAATGCATAATTCTGAGATCTAGAACACTTCCCAGTAACGATCTACAACTTTTCTATATATTTTCAGGAAAAAGAGCAATGATTAGTTGAAGTAAAGTTGGTCTGACTAGAAATCATCTGTATCTTCTACTAGCAGAATGCAATTTGTGCATGTCACAACCTCTTTCAACAACTACCTGGCTTCTACATCACTCATTGTTATTGTGCCACTGCTCAACTTGTCATTCCTCTTCAAGAAACTGGATCTACTTTGCAAGAAGAATCCAGGTTTCTTGGGCCGAGGCAACGCTGTATCCTCACTGCTTAGCATCAGAACCACAGACGGCATCATTGGCCTCTCGTCTGCTGCGTTTTGGACACATAATAATCCAATTTGGATACACCTCTTTACTTGTGGTTCCGTGTATGAACTTTTGTAGCTTGTATCCATCATCTCCAGCTCTCTATTTTCCTGCCAAAGTAGCCATGCCTGCGACAAATTTAATATGGACTTAACAAGGTTTTCATAGGAAAAAGTTCCACTATTTATTATTGCAATTCAGCATATCTGAATTGTTCAATAACGAGCAACAGAATATAGTTTAGTTCACCTGTTCGAGAAGGTTCTGATAGCAAGAAGGATGCTTGAAGCCTGTGTTCTTTTTCCCACTCACTATCTCCAATATTACTACTCCGAAGCTAAATATGTCTGACTTGACAGAGAACTTCCCATCAAATGCATACTCCGGAGCCATGTAGCCACTGTAATGAGCTCTGATGCATTATTCTCTATGAGAAGAGTATGTATACATAACtgctttgtgtgtgtgtgacacTTACTATGTTCCAGCAACTCGTTTTGTTCTCGCTGTAGACTGATCGCCTTCAAACATTCTAGCTAGACCGAAATCTGAGATCTTCGCATTCAGATTCTCATCTAATAAGATATTGCTTGCTTTTAGGTCCCTGTGGATGATTTTCACTCTGGAATCATTATGGAGGTAAACCATACCCCTTGCAATCCCCATGATAATATCGAAGCGCTTTGGCCAAGTCAATAGTGGCCTTCTTTCTTGATCTGCATGTGTTGAAAAATGAAGAGTATTACTAAGGTAAAACAAATCTTTGATCCTCTTGGATAGAGTAGAATCTGTAGaatgattttcttgaaattatTGTCCAAACCAAATATGAAATAGTCCAAGCTTTTGTTCTGCATGTATTCATAGATCAACATCTTTTCCTCCCCTTCAATGCAGCATCCTAGGATTCTGACCAGGTTTCTGTGCTGGAGTTTCGCAATCAAAATTAATTCGTTTTTGAACTCTTCAGGGCCTTGTCCAGAATTCTTTGACATTCTTTTCACTGCAATTACTTGCTCTGCTGATAGTATTCCCTGCAGCAGCcatatgaaaaaaaatcaaaactcaaaACAATACATATTATTATGCCTATAAGCAAGTATCAACATATATGCATCATTTAACATAATGTTTTTACCTTGTAAACAGGACCAAAACCACCTTCTCCGATCATGTTCTCTTTCGAGAAGTTATTCGTGGCTGCTGCAATAGCTGCCAGATCAAATAAAGGTAACTCCGATAACTCTCTTGTCTTCCTAGAAGCTGTCATGGGAGTTTCACATTTGTTTCAGTGGTCAAAATATATGCCTTGTATCACATGTCATTCTATAGAAAGGATCAGTGCTGCTACCTTCTCTTTTGCATCTCATCTTAAGAAATAAGCCCAAGATAAGCATTCCGAAACTAGAAGCAGCAGCTACATATATGATCTTCATCTTGGCAAGCCCTTTCCTCCTCTTCTCCCAATCTGGTTCTAGTTCTAAACAATAAGAATCAGCTATTAGCTCATGGGCTTGCTTCCTTAATTCATTCAAGATTTGCAGTTCCTGAGCTTTACTTACCTGTTTCTGAAACTGGCACGCGAATGTAGATATTTGGCCCTCCACCGGGTTCTACAGTCTGCTCCCTTGTATCGATCAAGTCCCCAAACCACATCAAGCAGCTTGTCTCATTCTTGAAGTAGGGATCACCATAAGCACTGCAGGTACAGTTCTTCAAGCATTCATCATGGCATTCACCAATGCTCATACGAGTTTCCAATTGAAAACTCAGTGAATCAGGAATCTTGAGTCCTTCAACTTTCAGAAAACCATCTTCCACTTGGCAATCTAGTGTCAAATTTCTGGTACATCCACTGCTCCAGTTAAAGTTTCCCCATTCTTCGTCAGATTTCGGCTTGAATCCCCTCAAACACTCACACACTGGTGTCTTATTAATTTTACAGATACCATTGGCACCACACAAGCCATAATTGTCACACAAGTCCCGTGGCCCTGAAATCATAAGAATCCAGCCATCATTCTCTTCATTCATCACATAGCGTTGAGTTGATCCTGAGTAGTTCATGATTAATCTTGTGTTTATTGATTCTTTGAAGGGCTGAGATATGGAAACCAGCTTTCCGTTGTTGGTTTCAACCCCAGTTTTCCACTCCCCAGTTTTCCACTCTTGGTAGGGTAGAAGTGGAAATCCTGGAAAACGGCCATCCCAGAAGATTGCTCTGTACACTCTCTGCATCCCCTTCTTGATCAACACTTGAGACAATCCCGAGTTTTCAATCTTGTAACTGAATTCTCCAATTGATGGATCATCAGCACTTCTCCATGAGGTCAGAAAATTTTCCTCTCCAGTATCAAGATACTGCACCATCTTCATCCCCGGTAACCAGGTGTCACCGGGGTGATCAAAACTCTGCCACATGTAGCTTTCCGGCCGAGAAGAGGGGGCCATGGCTTCGTCTACGACAACCAGGTTCCCAGAATCCAAAAGCTGGAGAACTGGAGTTGATGCTGCCATGGAGGAACTGGATGACCAGATATGTAACCTCTGAGCTGTGGTGAGAACCAGTGTGCCATTCTTGGCTAAAGCCAAAACTCCCGGTGAGTCACCGGTGATTGGCCTTTCTCTGTTTGCAACCCAAACAACGACGTTTGGTGTGGCTGTGTAACGGATTCCCAAGAATCTGGCTGTGGATGAGCCCGGAGAGATGAATCCGAGCTCGAATCTTCGGGATGGAGAAATCAATAGCTCTCCATCAGAAAGAGTTTGGTTTGGAGAAAGTGTATCAGCGGCAATACAGAATTTAAAAATGATCAATAACAAGAGAGCAGTAGAGAGGAAAACTTGATTATTCATAGTGGAAGAGAAGCAAGATTTTCAGTTTGATTCAGCCATAAAATTTAAGAAATGTACTTTCTTAGCGTGTGGTGACTGCTGTCCAGATTAGTCACTGTCGAGAATAGTAGTAATGACTTTGGAGATTTGATATTTGCAATAAAagtttgttttctttcttgtcTTTAACACACGCGCAAATATTGTTGCAAAGATAAGTCGACCAATATTTAATGTAACACACTATATACAAACTAGTATAATAAATTTGATTGCAATAGTCAAATTAGAATATTTTCTTTGTGAGCAACTTCTATAGAAATTGTACTTTTGTTATCGAGTAATTTAATAAAAAGGGATTGCATATTTAAACTAAGATATAGCGTTAGGTCTTGTTGATCTGATTCTAGTTTAGGTGTCCATTTATACTATGAGAATgagaattgattttttttttttcaatcggACAATAAGTTAATTTTGGAATTTAAATATGCAAAAGTGATCCAGCATATTTGAATAGGATGCTATAACAATATGATATTTATACATCTCAAGACTATCCCAACCCTCCCAACACACATAAGTTACAGTATATATCTCTTCATCAAGCAAAATTTGGTTTGCTTTAAACTCATAAGTGCTGTATTTCCTCCTTCTTCATGCATCTACCTGGCTTCTATGTCAGTTATGGTTACTGCGCCACCGGTACTTCCCGTAGCATTGCTATGCGAGAAACTGGAGTCTCCGTGTAAGAAAAAACCAGGCTTCCTGGGCTGAGGCAACACTGTGTCCTCAGTGCTCAACATGAGCACCACAGATGGCATCATTGGCCTGTCTTCTGCCACGTTCTGAACGCATAATGACCCGACTTGAACGCACCTTGTCACTTGGGATTCCACATACGAATTCTTGTAGCATGGATCCATCATTTCCAGCTCCCTGCCTTCTTTACAAAAATGCCATGCCTGTGACAGATTATGCAGCTTATTTTCATATTCAGTGGCCTAGTGTGTGTGTGAATCTATGCAGTTTTATAGGATGTGaaaaattattcattaatactgTTTTCACCTGTTCGAGAAGGTTCTTGTAGCAGGAAGGATGCTTGAAGCCTCTGTTCTTCTGTCCACTGACTATCTCCAATATCATAACGCCCAAGCTGTAGACATCCGACTTGATGGAGAACTTTCCATCAAACGCGTACTCTGGAGCCATGTAACCGCTGCAACGAGATTTTCATTCATTAGTAAGACTCTAAAAGAGACGGTCGCATATGCACATATGTTTATAAGGTGCATACTATGTTCCAACAACTCTTGTTGTTGTTGATATTGTTTGATCTCCTTCAAACATTCTTGCTAAACCAAAATCTGAAATCTTCGCGTTTAGGTTCTCGTCTAACAAAATATTGCTCGTTTTCAGGTCCCTGTGGATGACATTGAGTCTGGAATCATGGTGGAGGTAGAGGAGGCCTCTTGCAATCCCCATAATGATCTCAAACCGCTTTGGCCAATTCAGCAGGGCTCTTCTTCGCTGATCTGCAGCAGTTGCTGAAGAGTTTTAAGTGAGGGTAAGTATACATTTCTGATTATGTGCTATGTTTATTGGCTTAAAGGGATTGATCGAACCAAAAATGAAATGATCCAAGCTTCTGTTCAGCATGTACTCGTAGATCAGCATCTTTTCCTCCCCTTCAACGCAGCATCCCAAGATCTTGACAAGGTTCCTGTGCTGAAGCTTTGCAATCAAGTTGATTTCAGTTTTGAACTCTTCGTGGCCTTGTCCAGAAATCTTCGACATTCTTTTCACTGCAATTACTTCTCCTGCTGAAAGGTTTCCCTGCAACAACCATATTCAAATATAGAAAATTTTTATATCTATGTATCATGATGTACATAAAATGGTGCTTTTACCTTGTAAACAGGACCGAAACCACCTTGGCCAATCATGTTCCGTTCCGAAAAACTATCTGTGGCTGCTTCAATGGTTGCCAAATCAAAGAGAGGTAACTCTAATTCCTCACCGGTCATTTTagaatctatcaaatgagttcaTAAATCATAACATCTTTCGGTGTCAACAATAATGTTGTTAGTATTATAGTATATCTCATTCATAGAAAGGTTTAGTGATGTAACCTAGTCTTTTGATGTAACCTCGTCTCTTGCGCCTTATCCTCAGAAATATGCCCCAAACTGACACGCCCAAGATAAGCATCGCCAAACCAGAAATAGTAGCTATAACTATGATTGTCGTCCTTGCTGCTCCTTTCCCCTTATTCTGATCTgtcaaatattaaaaatagtCCATCATAAGCATGCCATATATTCGACAGAACAAACCTTAGCCTAATCAAAAGATTCATTTACCGAGTTCTGAGTTAGGCACGCGAATGTGGATGCTCGGTGCAGGACCAGATTCTGTAGTGTACTCCCTCATATCAATCAAGTCCCCAAACCACATCATGCAGCTGCTCCCATTGCTGAAGAAAGGATCAGCATAAGCCGTGCAGTTGCAGTTCTTGAAACATTCATCACGACATTCATCATTAGTCATGCTAATGTTCATCCGAAAATTCAGTGAATCAGGGAACTTGATTCCTTTAACTTCAAGAAACCCTTCTTCTTTCTGGCAATCCAATGACAGATTCCTGGTGCATCCTCCTCTCCAGTCGAACACGCTCCATTCGCTCTCAGATCTCGGCTGAAACCCCGGCAGACACTCACACACTGGGTTCTTGTAAATCTTGCAGATTCCGTTACTACCACATACATCATAAGTGTCGCACAGATCATGTGGGAGTGCAATCATGAGAATCCAACCATCTTTCTTCTCATTCATCACGTATCGCTGGAGATAACCCGAGTAATTCATGGTTAATCTGGCATGAACTGAATCATAAAAGGGTTGAATAACTGAGACCAACCTACCCTTGTTGGTTTCCACTTCAACTCTCCAAGCTGGATCTTGAGAACTTGGATATCCAACAAAATTTCCATTCCAGAAAACAACCCTGTTCAATATCTCCTTCCCTTTCACAATTATGGTCTGAGATAATCCTTGATTTTGTATTCTGTAACTCAAATTTCCCATGGATGGATCATCACCACTTTTCCATGAGCTCAGATATTTACTCTCCTTATCATCAATGTCTTGCATTAGCTTCATTCCCGGTAGCCTAGTGTCGCCTGGGTAATCGAAGCTCTGCCAAATATACGCCGAATTCTGGACAACAACAAGGTTTCCTGAATTCTGGAGCTGCAAAACTGGACTTGATGCTGCTGTGGATGAATTGGAAGACCATATGGTTGTGCCTTGCGCTGAGGTGAGAATCAGATTGGCATTTTCGGATAAAGTTAGAACTCCGTTTAGGCCGGTGATTGGATTTTGTCTGTTTGCAACCCAAACTACGATGTCTGGTGTAGCTTTGTACCATATTCCTAAGAATCTGGCTGTGGATGAGCCCGGAGAGAAGAATCCGAGCTCAAATGTTTGGGCTGGAGAGATTAATACCTCTCCATCAGCAAGAGTTTGGTTTGCAGAAAGTGTATCAGCTGCAAAAGAGAATTTGGAAATGGTTAAGAGATAGAGAGCTGCATAGAAGAACTTCATT harbors:
- the LOC131008406 gene encoding uncharacterized protein LOC131008406, encoding MNNQVFLSTALLLLIIFKFCIAADTLSPNQTLSDGELLISPSRRFELGFISPGSSTARFLGIRYTATPNVVVWVANRERPITGDSPGVLALAKNGTLVLTTAQRLHIWSSSSSMAASTPVLQLLDSGNLVVVDEAMAPSSRPESYMWQSFDHPGDTWLPGMKMVQYLDTGEENFLTSWRSADDPSIGEFSYKIENSGLSQVLIKKGMQRVYRAIFWDGRFPGFPLLPYQEWKTGEWKTGVETNNGKLVSISQPFKESINTRLIMNYSGSTQRYVMNEENDGWILMISGPRDLCDNYGLCGANGICKINKTPVCECLRGFKPKSDEEWGNFNWSSGCTRNLTLDCQVEDGFLKVEGLKIPDSLSFQLETRMSIGECHDECLKNCTCSAYGDPYFKNETSCLMWFGDLIDTREQTVEPGGGPNIYIRVPVSETELEPDWEKRRKGLAKMKIIYVAAASSFGMLILGLFLKMRCKREASRKTRELSELPLFDLAAIAAATNNFSKENMIGEGGFGPVYKGILSAEQVIAVKRMSKNSGQGPEEFKNELILIAKLQHRNLVRILGCCIEGEEKMLIYEYMQNKSLDYFIFDQERRPLLTWPKRFDIIMGIARGMVYLHNDSRVKIIHRDLKASNILLDENLNAKISDFGLARMFEGDQSTARTKRVAGTYGYMAPEYAFDGKFSVKSDIFSFGVVILEIVSGKKNTGFKHPSCYQNLLEQAWLLWQENRELEMMDTSYKSSYTEPQVKRCIQIGLLCVQNAADERPMMPSVVLMLSSEDTALPRPKKPGFFLQSRSSFLKRNDKLSSGTITMSDVEARYRYFQSLLYNEQLGVEHQSTLPHQMEHPQLTQILCLLSIFKLCIAADTLFPNQTLPDGELLISPAKIFELGFFSPGKNTGRFLGIWYKNTPDIVVWVANRESPITGQHGYLTITNNGSLILTSPQGTTPIWISSSSMAASTPVVQLLDSGNLLIVDKLIPNSFSQASYIWQSFDYPGDTRLPGMKMVVGDTHTGDQAKYLTSWRTVDDPSVGEFSYRIENHGLSQLMLTKGAQRVYRTIFWGGHFPEFPNSPNQDWKTEFSSQGGRLVSVSNPFSDSAIIRVTMNYSGVLEGYIMNDQKDHWNLMIASTDDLCNSYGRCGHYGICKINKMPVCECLRGFKPRSEKEWRMYEWRNGCYRDPPLDCQKGDDFLKMEGIKFPDSLNFQLNANMSSVECRRKCLSECNCTAYADDPYSDYERNCLMWFGDLIDLRELSTESGAVPTVYIRVPVTELEHATDSNRKRTGQAKRELKLIGAAASGFGMLILGFAIGGFFLQIRHRRQASKKVRGGLELPLFDLGTIATATNNFSTENMIGEGGFGPVYKGILSAEQVIAVKRMSRSSGQGPEEFRNEFILIAKLQHRNLVKILGCCIEGEEKMLIYEYMQNKSLDYFIFDQERRPLLTWPKRFDIIMGIARGMVYLHNDSRVKIIHRDLKTSNILLDENLNAKISDFGLARMIEGDQTTARTKRVVGTYGYMAPEYAFDGKFSFKSDIFSFGVVILEIVSGKRNRGFKHPCCYQNLLEQAWLLWQENRELEMIDPSYKNPCVEPQVKRCIQIGLLCAQNAADERPMMPSVVLMLSSEDIVLPQPKKPGFFLQSRSSFLRSASRSENSSFATITMSDVEAR